A stretch of Crossiella cryophila DNA encodes these proteins:
- a CDS encoding sulfate adenylyltransferase subunit 1: MTDLLRLATAGSVDDGKSTLVGRLLYDTKSVLADQLEAVQRASVDRGLSTPDLSLLVDGLRSEREQGITIDVAYRYFATPRRSYVLADTPGHVQYTRNTVTGASTAQLAILLVDARKGVIEQTRRHAAVLAMLGVPQLVLAVNKIDLIDYDENRFGLIAKEFLAHANALGYPESSVVSVPVSALVGDNVVDRSERTPWYTGPTLLEHLETVPVQPDPHDVPFRFPVQYVIRPRTPEYPDYRGYAGQVAAGVVRPGDEIIVLPAGLRSTVVRIDTADGELSEAGAGQSVTLLLDNDLDISRGDLIAGAEQYPAVSDELNATVCWLAEKPLLPNARVLIKHGTRTVPAIVTELADRFDEQRLSTVDTPDSLQLNEIGRVLIRTAEPLPVDEYTSSRRTGSFLVIDPNDGATLAAGLIGAPLPIPDVNEDTGLGGATADDRALVSPGP, encoded by the coding sequence ATGACCGACCTGCTGAGGCTGGCCACCGCCGGATCCGTCGACGACGGGAAGTCGACCCTGGTCGGCCGCCTGTTGTACGACACCAAATCCGTGCTGGCCGACCAGCTCGAAGCCGTGCAGCGGGCCAGCGTCGACCGGGGACTGTCCACACCGGACCTGTCCCTGCTCGTCGACGGCCTGCGCTCGGAACGTGAGCAGGGCATCACCATCGACGTGGCCTACCGCTACTTCGCCACCCCGCGACGCAGCTACGTGCTCGCCGACACCCCTGGGCACGTGCAGTACACCCGCAACACGGTCACCGGCGCGTCCACCGCGCAGCTGGCGATCCTGTTGGTGGACGCCAGGAAGGGCGTGATCGAGCAGACCAGGCGGCATGCCGCCGTGCTGGCCATGCTCGGCGTGCCCCAGCTCGTGCTGGCCGTGAACAAGATCGACCTGATCGACTACGACGAGAACCGGTTCGGGCTGATCGCCAAGGAGTTCCTGGCACACGCCAACGCACTGGGCTACCCCGAGTCCTCGGTGGTGTCCGTACCGGTGTCGGCGCTGGTCGGCGACAACGTGGTGGACCGCTCCGAACGCACCCCCTGGTACACCGGTCCGACCCTGCTGGAGCACCTGGAAACCGTTCCGGTGCAACCGGATCCGCATGACGTGCCGTTCCGGTTCCCGGTGCAGTACGTAATCCGGCCGCGCACGCCGGAGTACCCCGACTACCGCGGCTACGCCGGCCAGGTGGCGGCCGGGGTGGTGCGGCCGGGCGATGAGATCATCGTGCTGCCCGCCGGCCTGCGCAGCACCGTGGTCCGGATCGACACCGCGGACGGCGAACTGTCCGAAGCGGGCGCCGGTCAATCGGTGACCCTGTTGCTGGACAACGATTTGGACATCTCCCGTGGCGATCTGATCGCGGGCGCGGAACAATATCCAGCAGTGAGTGACGAACTCAACGCCACCGTCTGCTGGCTGGCCGAGAAACCGTTGCTCCCCAACGCCCGTGTCCTGATCAAACACGGCACCCGCACCGTCCCGGCCATCGTCACCGAGTTGGCCGACCGCTTCGACGAACAGCGCCTGTCCACTGTGGATACGCCGGATTCGTTGCAGCTCAACGAGATTGGCCGAGTGCTCATCCGGACAGCAGAGCCGCTGCCGGTTGATGAGTACACCAGCAGCCGGCGCACCGGGTCCTTCCTCGTGATCGACCCGAACGACGGCGCCACCCTGGCCGCCGGTCTCATCGGCGCTCCACTGCCCATCCCGGATGTCAACGAGGACACCGGACTCGGCGGCGCGACCGCCGACGACCGAGCCCTCGTCTCGCCCGGCCCCTAG
- the cysD gene encoding sulfate adenylyltransferase subunit CysD, producing the protein MTSTLPQAQDNLTALESEAIHIFREVAGEFDRPVVLFSGGKDSTVLVHLALKAFWPAPVPFTLLHVDTGHNFEEVISFRDDLIAKHGLRLEVAHVQDWIDDGRLTERPDGTRNPLQTVPLLDSITAHKFDAVFGGGRRDEERARAKERIFSLRNAFGQWEPKRQRPELWNLYNGRHRPGEHVRVFPLSNWTELDIWRYIDRENIELPSIYYSHERDVYLRDGMWLTEGPWGGPKPGETVQRKVIRYRTVGDGSCTGAVESEAADLAAVIAEVSASRLTERGATRADDRLSEAAMEDRKREGYF; encoded by the coding sequence ATGACGAGCACACTGCCTCAGGCACAGGACAATCTCACGGCACTGGAATCGGAAGCGATCCACATCTTCCGCGAGGTGGCCGGGGAGTTCGACCGGCCGGTGGTCCTGTTCTCCGGCGGCAAGGACTCCACGGTGCTGGTGCACCTGGCGCTCAAGGCCTTCTGGCCCGCGCCGGTGCCCTTCACCCTGCTGCACGTGGACACCGGGCACAACTTCGAGGAGGTCATCTCCTTCCGGGACGACCTCATCGCCAAGCACGGGCTGCGGCTGGAGGTCGCGCACGTGCAGGACTGGATCGACGACGGACGGCTCACCGAACGACCCGACGGCACCCGCAACCCGTTGCAGACCGTGCCGTTGCTCGACTCGATCACCGCGCACAAGTTCGACGCGGTCTTCGGCGGTGGGCGGCGGGATGAGGAACGGGCTCGGGCCAAGGAGCGCATCTTCAGTCTGCGCAACGCCTTCGGCCAGTGGGAGCCCAAGCGGCAGCGGCCGGAGCTGTGGAACCTCTACAACGGACGGCACCGCCCCGGCGAGCACGTCCGGGTCTTCCCGCTGTCCAACTGGACCGAACTGGACATCTGGCGCTACATCGACCGGGAGAACATCGAGCTGCCCTCGATCTACTACTCGCACGAGCGCGATGTCTACCTGCGGGACGGCATGTGGCTCACCGAGGGTCCGTGGGGCGGTCCGAAGCCCGGGGAAACGGTGCAGCGCAAGGTGATCCGCTACCGCACGGTCGGCGACGGCTCCTGCACGGGGGCGGTCGAGTCCGAGGCTGCCGATCTGGCCGCGGTGATCGCCGAGGTCTCCGCCTCCCGGCTCACCGAACGCGGCGCCACCCGCGCCGACGACCGGCTCAGCGAAGCGGCCATGGAAGACCGGAAGCGAGAGGGCTACTTCTGA
- a CDS encoding phosphoadenylyl-sulfate reductase — protein MSAVTDLKSLAERAADELAEATALESLTWVAETFPLNRWILASNMQDAVLIDLAAKVVSGFDVLFLETGYHFAETIGTRDAVESVYPLTIVNALPDQTVPEQDAEHGPNLFERAPDRCCALRKVIPLQRTLSRYDAWVTGVRRVDAPTRANTPIVGWDERNGLVKINPIAAWTDEEFNAYIAEHGILENPLVGAGYPSIGCAPCTAKPLPGADPRSGRWAGQGKTECGLHG, from the coding sequence GTGAGCGCGGTGACCGACCTCAAGTCGCTGGCCGAGCGGGCCGCGGACGAACTGGCCGAGGCCACCGCGCTCGAATCGCTGACCTGGGTGGCCGAGACCTTCCCGCTCAACCGGTGGATCCTGGCCTCGAACATGCAGGACGCGGTGCTGATCGACCTGGCGGCCAAGGTGGTCAGCGGGTTCGACGTGCTGTTCCTGGAGACCGGGTACCACTTCGCCGAGACCATCGGCACCAGGGACGCGGTCGAGTCGGTGTACCCGTTGACGATCGTCAACGCGCTGCCCGATCAGACCGTGCCGGAGCAGGACGCCGAACACGGGCCGAACCTGTTCGAGCGGGCGCCGGATCGCTGCTGCGCGCTGCGCAAGGTGATCCCGTTGCAGCGCACGCTGTCCCGCTATGACGCCTGGGTCACCGGCGTGCGCAGGGTGGACGCGCCGACCAGGGCGAACACGCCGATCGTCGGCTGGGACGAGCGCAACGGGCTGGTCAAGATCAACCCGATCGCCGCCTGGACCGACGAGGAGTTCAACGCCTACATCGCCGAGCACGGCATCCTGGAGAACCCGTTGGTGGGCGCGGGATATCCGTCCATCGGCTGTGCGCCCTGCACGGCGAAACCGTTGCCGGGCGCCGACCCGCGCAGCGGACGCTGGGCGGGCCAGGGCAAGACCGAGTGCGGACTGCACGGATGA
- a CDS encoding Insertion element protein: protein MSERATPFYCPYCGDEDLRPQEEPHGAWGCTGCQRVFSLKFVGLRRPVEVIR from the coding sequence ATGAGCGAACGAGCCACGCCGTTCTACTGCCCCTACTGCGGGGATGAGGACCTGCGCCCGCAGGAGGAACCGCACGGGGCGTGGGGCTGCACGGGCTGCCAGCGGGTGTTCTCGCTGAAGTTCGTCGGCCTGCGACGCCCGGTGGAGGTGATCCGGTGA
- a CDS encoding nitrite/sulfite reductase: MVPPTSPPARAAKARRGEGQWALGYREPLNPNERSKKDDNPLNVRARIENIYAHGGFASIDPADLRGRFRWYGLYTQRKPGIDGGRTAVLEPEELDDEYFMLRVRVDGGALSTEQLRVLGEISQTYGRDTADITDRQNIQYHWIQIEDVPTIWEKIEGVGLSTTEACGDSPRVVLGSPVAGISADEIIDGTPAIHEIVKRYIGDPAYSNLPRKFKSAISGVQDVAHEVNDISFVGVDHPEHGPGFDLWVGGGLSTNPMIAKRLGVWVPRDEVPDVWEGVISLFRDYGYRRLRHRARIKFLIADWGVDKFREVLETEFLKRKLLDGVAPPASGPIDHVGVHPQKDGKFYIGVAPIAGRVSGSILVEVAKAVERAGSRRVRLTAQQKLVVLDVAESEVDTLVDELAGLGLHARPSPWRRSTMACTGIEFCKLAIVETKARAARLVDELEKQLADVQHTLAESAISVHINGCPNSCARIQTADIGLKGQIVTNGEGQQVEGYQVHLGGGLGLDAGFGRKLRGHKVTSAELGDYVERVARNFVAQRTDGERFAQWAARAEEADLR; encoded by the coding sequence ATGGTCCCCCCAACCTCTCCCCCGGCGCGGGCCGCGAAAGCGCGCCGCGGTGAAGGGCAGTGGGCGCTGGGCTACCGCGAGCCGCTGAACCCGAACGAGCGCTCGAAGAAGGACGACAACCCGCTCAACGTGCGGGCCCGGATCGAGAACATCTACGCCCATGGCGGCTTCGCCTCGATCGACCCGGCTGATCTGCGCGGGCGCTTTCGCTGGTATGGCCTCTACACCCAGCGCAAACCCGGCATCGACGGCGGGCGGACCGCCGTGCTGGAACCGGAGGAACTGGACGACGAGTACTTCATGCTCCGGGTCCGGGTCGACGGCGGCGCGCTGAGCACCGAGCAGTTGCGGGTGCTTGGCGAGATCTCCCAGACCTACGGCCGGGACACCGCCGACATCACCGACCGCCAGAACATCCAGTACCACTGGATCCAGATCGAGGACGTGCCCACGATCTGGGAGAAGATCGAGGGCGTCGGCCTGTCCACCACCGAGGCCTGCGGGGACAGCCCGCGGGTGGTGCTGGGCTCGCCGGTGGCCGGGATCTCCGCCGACGAGATCATCGACGGCACCCCGGCCATCCACGAGATCGTCAAGCGCTACATCGGCGACCCGGCCTACTCGAACCTGCCGCGCAAGTTCAAGAGCGCCATCTCCGGTGTGCAGGACGTGGCGCACGAGGTCAACGACATCTCCTTCGTCGGCGTGGACCACCCCGAGCACGGGCCCGGCTTCGACCTGTGGGTCGGCGGCGGGCTGTCCACCAACCCGATGATCGCCAAGCGACTCGGCGTGTGGGTGCCGCGGGATGAGGTGCCGGACGTGTGGGAGGGCGTGATCAGCCTCTTCCGCGACTACGGCTACCGGCGGCTGCGGCACCGGGCCCGGATCAAGTTCCTCATCGCCGACTGGGGTGTGGACAAGTTCCGCGAGGTGCTGGAGACGGAGTTCCTCAAGCGCAAGCTGCTCGACGGGGTCGCGCCGCCCGCGTCAGGGCCGATCGACCACGTGGGGGTGCACCCGCAGAAGGACGGCAAGTTCTACATCGGGGTCGCGCCGATCGCCGGGCGGGTCTCCGGCTCGATCCTGGTCGAGGTGGCCAAGGCGGTGGAACGGGCAGGCTCGCGCCGGGTCCGGTTGACCGCACAGCAGAAACTGGTCGTGCTCGACGTCGCCGAGTCCGAAGTGGACACCCTGGTGGACGAGCTGGCCGGCCTCGGTCTGCACGCCCGGCCCTCGCCGTGGCGGCGCAGCACCATGGCCTGCACCGGGATCGAGTTCTGCAAGCTCGCCATCGTGGAGACCAAGGCCAGGGCCGCGCGGCTGGTGGACGAGCTGGAGAAGCAGCTCGCCGACGTGCAGCACACCCTGGCCGAGTCCGCGATCAGCGTGCACATCAACGGCTGCCCCAACTCCTGCGCCCGGATCCAGACCGCGGACATCGGGCTCAAGGGCCAGATCGTGACCAACGGGGAGGGCCAGCAGGTCGAGGGCTACCAGGTGCACCTGGGCGGCGGGCTCGGCCTGGACGCCGGATTCGGCCGGAAACTGCGTGGCCACAAGGTGACCAGCGCCGAACTCGGCGACTACGTGGAGCGGGTGGCGCGCAACTTCGTGGCCCAGCGCACCGACGGCGAGCGGTTCGCCCAGTGGGCGGCCCGCGCGGAGGAGGCGGATCTGCGATGA
- a CDS encoding putative leader peptide, producing the protein MTSPGRRVVLVARRHVDYLRVSSALCRQYV; encoded by the coding sequence ATGACCTCGCCTGGACGCCGTGTTGTCCTCGTGGCTCGCCGCCACGTGGACTACCTGCGCGTCTCCAGCGCGCTCTGCCGACAGTACGTCTAG
- the hemW gene encoding radical SAM family heme chaperone HemW: MPSALPDGDPAPQDGALPAAALTGLGSRPFGLYVHVPFCATRCGYCDFNTYTPGELGSSASPQSWLAGLRRELELGARVLGSPPAADTVFIGGGTPSLLGADGLATVLGAIRDTFGLAPGAEVTTESNPESTSPEFFAGILAAGYTRVSLGMQSAAPHVLQILDRTHTPGRARAAAKEARAAGFEHVNLDLIYGTPGERPQDLAESLDVVLDGGVDHVSAYALIVEEGTALARRISRGELANTDDDVLAERYEQVDQTLQRAGLTWYEVSNWATDDAARCRHNLGYWLGGDWWGAGPGAHSHVGGVRWWNVKHPSRYAALLAEGHSPAAGRETLTAADRDVERILLELRLVEGLPVDVLDPAGRAEARVAAADGLLDPASLDGGRCVLTDQGRLLADAVVRRLVP; encoded by the coding sequence ATGCCCTCTGCACTTCCCGACGGCGATCCGGCGCCGCAGGACGGCGCGCTGCCCGCCGCCGCCCTGACCGGCCTGGGTTCCCGCCCGTTCGGGCTGTACGTCCACGTGCCGTTCTGCGCCACCCGCTGCGGCTACTGCGACTTCAACACCTACACCCCCGGTGAGCTGGGCAGTTCCGCCTCCCCGCAGTCCTGGCTGGCGGGGTTGCGGCGGGAGCTGGAACTGGGCGCGCGGGTGCTGGGCAGCCCACCGGCCGCGGACACCGTGTTCATCGGCGGCGGCACCCCGTCCCTGCTCGGCGCGGACGGCCTGGCCACGGTGCTGGGCGCGATCCGGGACACCTTCGGCCTGGCCCCCGGCGCCGAGGTGACCACCGAGTCCAACCCGGAGTCCACCTCCCCGGAGTTCTTCGCGGGCATCCTGGCCGCCGGCTACACCCGGGTCTCCCTCGGCATGCAGTCCGCCGCCCCGCACGTGCTCCAGATCCTGGACCGCACGCACACACCGGGCCGCGCCCGAGCCGCCGCCAAGGAAGCACGGGCCGCCGGCTTCGAGCACGTCAACCTCGACCTCATCTACGGCACCCCCGGCGAACGCCCCCAGGACCTGGCCGAATCCCTGGACGTGGTCCTGGACGGCGGCGTCGACCACGTCTCCGCCTACGCCCTCATCGTCGAGGAGGGCACCGCCCTGGCCCGCCGGATCAGCCGCGGCGAACTGGCCAACACCGACGACGACGTCCTCGCCGAACGCTACGAACAGGTCGACCAGACCCTCCAGCGCGCGGGCCTGACCTGGTACGAGGTCTCCAACTGGGCCACCGACGACGCCGCCCGCTGCCGGCACAACCTCGGCTACTGGCTCGGCGGCGACTGGTGGGGCGCGGGCCCCGGCGCGCACAGCCACGTTGGCGGGGTGCGCTGGTGGAACGTGAAGCACCCGAGCCGGTACGCCGCGCTGCTGGCCGAGGGGCACTCGCCCGCGGCCGGACGGGAGACGCTGACCGCGGCCGACCGGGACGTCGAGCGCATCCTGCTGGAGTTGCGGCTGGTGGAGGGGCTGCCGGTGGACGTGCTGGATCCGGCAGGGCGGGCGGAGGCGCGGGTGGCGGCGGCGGACGGGCTGCTGGATCCGGCGAGCCTGGACGGCGGGCGGTGCGTGCTGACCGACCAGGGCAGGCTGCTGGCCGACGCGGTGGTCCGGCGCCTGGTGCCCTAA
- a CDS encoding type II toxin-antitoxin system VapB family antitoxin, which produces MIFKDVRDGRPYPDHGLSTREWAKIPPRPVRLDELVTTKKVLELDRLLSSDSTFFGDLFAHAVQWRGEMFLEDGLHRAVRAALQQRNFIHVRVHVLG; this is translated from the coding sequence GTGATCTTCAAGGACGTCCGGGACGGGCGGCCGTACCCGGACCACGGGCTGAGTACCAGGGAGTGGGCGAAGATCCCGCCCCGACCGGTCCGGCTGGACGAATTGGTGACCACGAAGAAGGTCCTGGAGCTGGACCGCCTGCTCAGTTCCGACTCCACCTTCTTCGGCGACCTGTTCGCCCACGCGGTCCAGTGGCGCGGGGAGATGTTCCTGGAGGACGGGCTGCACCGGGCGGTGCGGGCGGCACTGCAGCAGCGCAACTTCATCCACGTCCGGGTGCACGTGCTGGGTTAG
- the hrcA gene encoding heat-inducible transcriptional repressor HrcA — protein sequence MNTGSPEDRRFEVLRAIVADYVNTQEPVGSKALVDRHNLGVSSATVRNDMAVLEEDGYITQPHTSAGRVPTDKGYRVFVDRLSEVKPLSTAERRAIQAFLDGAMDLDDVLRRSVRLLAQLTRQVAVVQYPTLTRSSVRHIEVVPITAARLMLVTITDTGRVEQRMVDLGDVISPDDVARVRSVLNSTLVGRRLADASARVAELPEAAPTELRDIMIRVCTALIESLVEFPEERLLLGGTANLTRNVADFPNSLRNVLEALEEQVVVLKLLQAAHDQSTITVRIGEENEAEEMRSTSVVSIGYGSSAGTVLGGMGVVGPTRMDYPGTMAAVRAVAAYVGDILAGR from the coding sequence GTGAACACAGGGTCGCCGGAGGACCGGCGCTTCGAGGTGTTGCGGGCGATCGTCGCCGACTACGTCAACACCCAGGAGCCGGTCGGGTCCAAGGCGCTGGTCGATCGGCACAACCTCGGGGTGTCCAGCGCGACCGTGCGCAACGACATGGCCGTGCTCGAGGAGGACGGCTACATCACCCAGCCGCACACCAGCGCGGGCCGGGTGCCCACCGACAAGGGCTACCGGGTCTTCGTGGACCGGCTCTCCGAGGTCAAACCGCTGTCCACCGCCGAGCGCCGGGCCATCCAGGCCTTCCTGGACGGGGCGATGGACCTGGACGACGTGCTCCGGCGCAGCGTCCGGTTGCTCGCCCAGCTGACCAGGCAGGTCGCGGTGGTGCAGTACCCGACCCTGACCAGGTCCTCGGTCCGGCACATCGAGGTGGTGCCGATCACCGCGGCCAGGCTGATGCTGGTGACCATCACCGACACCGGCCGGGTCGAGCAGCGCATGGTCGACCTCGGCGACGTGATCAGCCCGGACGATGTGGCCAGGGTCCGGTCGGTGCTCAACTCCACCCTGGTCGGGCGCAGGCTCGCCGACGCCTCCGCGCGGGTCGCCGAGCTGCCCGAGGCCGCCCCGACCGAACTGCGCGACATCATGATCCGGGTGTGCACCGCGCTGATCGAATCGCTGGTGGAGTTCCCGGAGGAGCGGCTGCTGCTGGGCGGCACCGCCAACCTGACCCGCAACGTGGCCGACTTCCCCAACTCCCTGCGTAATGTGCTGGAGGCGCTGGAGGAACAGGTCGTCGTGCTGAAGCTGCTGCAGGCGGCGCACGACCAGTCGACGATCACCGTGCGGATCGGTGAGGAGAACGAGGCCGAGGAGATGCGCAGCACCTCCGTGGTCTCCATCGGTTACGGCTCCTCCGCGGGCACCGTGCTCGGCGGTATGGGCGTGGTCGGGCCGACAAGAATGGACTACCCGGGAACGATGGCGGCCGTCCGCGCCGTTGCCGCATACGTGGGAGACATCCTGGCCGGTCGCTGA
- the dnaJ gene encoding molecular chaperone DnaJ has protein sequence MARDYYGTLGVRSDASQEEIKRAYRKLARELHPDVNPEESAQQRFREVTAVYEVLSDPEKRKIVDLGGDPLSPGGGGGGRGGGGGMGDPFAGFGLGDIMDAFFGGGPASRGPRSRTQPGSDALIRLEASLEECASGITRELTVDTAILCTLCEGSGCAEGASPVRCDTCGGRGEVQSVQRSFLGQVVTARPCPVCRGFGEVIPDPCQQCAGEGRVRSRRTINVKIPPGVADGMRVRLASQGEVGPGGGPAGDLYVEVEELPHDTFTRDGTELHCTIRVPMTAAALGATIPMQTLDGVQELPLDPGTQPETELVLPGKGMPRLRSSGRVDGRGDLHVHVEVVVPTKLDEEQTALLRQLAELRGEEASELATNANGRNGGGLFSRLRHSFGQR, from the coding sequence GTGGCAAGGGACTACTACGGCACTCTCGGCGTGCGTTCGGACGCATCGCAGGAGGAGATCAAGCGGGCTTATCGCAAGCTCGCCCGCGAGCTGCACCCGGATGTGAACCCGGAGGAGAGTGCCCAGCAGCGTTTCCGTGAGGTCACCGCGGTCTACGAGGTGCTCTCCGACCCGGAGAAGCGCAAGATCGTCGACCTCGGCGGTGACCCGCTCTCGCCCGGCGGCGGTGGCGGCGGACGCGGTGGCGGCGGTGGCATGGGCGACCCGTTCGCCGGGTTCGGCCTCGGCGACATCATGGACGCCTTCTTCGGCGGCGGACCGGCCAGCAGGGGACCGCGCAGCCGGACCCAGCCCGGTTCGGACGCGCTGATCCGGCTGGAGGCCAGCCTGGAGGAATGCGCCAGCGGCATCACCCGCGAGCTGACCGTGGACACCGCGATCCTGTGCACCCTGTGCGAGGGCTCAGGCTGCGCCGAGGGCGCCTCCCCGGTCCGCTGCGACACCTGCGGCGGGCGCGGCGAGGTCCAGTCCGTGCAGCGCTCCTTCCTCGGCCAGGTCGTCACCGCGCGGCCCTGCCCGGTCTGCCGCGGCTTCGGCGAGGTCATCCCCGACCCCTGCCAGCAGTGCGCCGGCGAGGGCCGGGTGCGCTCGCGGCGCACCATCAACGTCAAGATCCCGCCGGGCGTGGCCGACGGCATGCGGGTCCGGCTGGCCAGCCAGGGCGAGGTCGGCCCCGGCGGCGGACCGGCAGGTGACCTCTACGTCGAGGTCGAGGAACTGCCGCACGACACCTTCACCAGGGACGGCACCGAGCTGCACTGCACGATCCGGGTGCCGATGACCGCGGCCGCACTCGGCGCGACCATCCCCATGCAGACCCTCGACGGCGTGCAGGAACTGCCGCTGGACCCCGGCACCCAGCCGGAGACCGAGCTGGTGCTGCCCGGCAAGGGCATGCCCCGGCTGCGCTCCTCCGGCCGGGTCGACGGCCGCGGCGACCTGCACGTGCACGTCGAGGTCGTGGTGCCGACCAAGCTGGATGAGGAACAGACCGCGCTGCTGCGCCAGCTCGCCGAACTCCGCGGCGAGGAGGCATCCGAACTGGCCACCAACGCCAACGGGCGCAACGGCGGCGGGCTGTTCTCCCGGCTGCGGCACTCCTTCGGACAGCGTTGA
- a CDS encoding 16S rRNA (uracil(1498)-N(3))-methyltransferase, whose translation MHGIPVFHTEGLPEGDQARLDGPEGRHAATVLRTRVGEQLVLSDGAGGLARCAVTAVGKDFLDLDVLARWTEPAPSPRVVLVQALIKGDRGELAVELATEAGVDAVHPWRAARCVARWEDGPRGAKALGRWRATALQAAKQARRAWVPEVGEPLGTGQLAQLVQHAAATLVLHEAAEVVLGEVELPAEGDLLIVVGPEGGITESEVSRLVEAGAVPVRLGPTVLRASTAAAVALGAIGVLTRRWQPTGSTGEVAR comes from the coding sequence ATCCACGGCATCCCGGTCTTCCACACCGAGGGCCTGCCCGAGGGTGATCAGGCCAGGCTGGACGGGCCGGAGGGCAGGCACGCGGCCACCGTGCTGCGCACGCGCGTCGGGGAGCAGCTGGTGCTCTCCGACGGCGCGGGCGGCCTGGCCCGGTGCGCGGTGACCGCGGTCGGCAAGGACTTCCTCGACCTGGACGTGCTGGCGCGCTGGACCGAGCCCGCGCCCAGCCCCCGGGTGGTGCTGGTGCAGGCGCTGATCAAGGGCGACCGAGGGGAACTGGCGGTCGAACTGGCCACCGAGGCCGGGGTGGACGCCGTGCACCCGTGGCGTGCGGCCCGCTGTGTGGCCCGCTGGGAGGACGGACCACGCGGGGCCAAGGCGCTGGGCCGGTGGCGCGCCACCGCGCTCCAGGCGGCCAAACAGGCCCGCCGCGCCTGGGTGCCCGAGGTCGGTGAGCCACTGGGCACCGGCCAGCTCGCCCAGCTCGTCCAGCACGCCGCGGCCACCCTGGTGCTGCACGAGGCGGCCGAGGTGGTGCTCGGCGAGGTCGAGCTGCCTGCCGAGGGCGATCTGCTCATCGTGGTCGGTCCGGAGGGCGGTATCACGGAGAGCGAGGTCTCGCGACTCGTCGAAGCCGGGGCCGTTCCGGTCCGGCTCGGACCCACCGTGCTGCGCGCCTCCACCGCCGCGGCCGTCGCGCTGGGCGCGATCGGGGTGCTGACCAGGCGTTGGCAACCCACCGGAAGCACCGGCGAAGTTGCTCGTTAG
- a CDS encoding TetR/AcrR family transcriptional regulator — protein MPKLVDHEARRRELAQAVWRVVQRDGVERASVRAVAAESGWSAGALRHYFPTQDALLHFAMDLAAEKFTERARALDEHGVPPQEHSAPWRVRRLLTTLLPLDADSKVSAEVWMAFVTRARVDPVLRAAGRKGDELIAEWLLDRLRDAAEEGILRTGADPVREALRLLALTDGLALHGLITPEAMPPELMVQLLEDHLREVFPGRDLST, from the coding sequence GTGCCCAAACTCGTCGACCACGAGGCCCGTCGCCGGGAACTCGCCCAGGCCGTGTGGCGGGTGGTCCAGCGCGACGGCGTCGAACGCGCCTCGGTGCGCGCGGTGGCCGCCGAGTCCGGCTGGTCGGCAGGCGCGCTCCGGCACTACTTCCCGACCCAGGACGCGTTGCTGCACTTCGCGATGGACCTGGCCGCGGAGAAGTTCACCGAACGGGCCCGCGCCCTCGACGAGCACGGCGTGCCGCCACAGGAGCACTCCGCGCCCTGGCGGGTCCGCAGGCTGCTGACCACGCTGCTGCCGCTGGACGCCGACAGCAAGGTCTCCGCCGAGGTGTGGATGGCCTTCGTCACCAGGGCCAGGGTCGACCCGGTGCTGCGCGCGGCCGGGCGCAAGGGCGACGAGCTGATCGCGGAGTGGCTGCTGGACCGCCTGCGGGACGCCGCAGAGGAGGGCATCCTGCGCACCGGCGCCGACCCGGTGCGCGAGGCGCTGCGGCTGCTCGCGCTCACCGACGGCCTGGCCCTGCACGGCCTGATCACCCCGGAGGCGATGCCGCCGGAACTCATGGTCCAGCTCCTGGAGGACCACCTCCGCGAGGTGTTCCCCGGCCGGGACCTGAGCACGTGA
- a CDS encoding histidine triad nucleotide-binding protein, which produces MSDCVFCRIVAGELPARVRASSPDALAFDDIAPQAPVHVLIVPKAHHRDVPGMTAADPGLAAELIGLAAEVAAATGIAEPGYRLIANTGPGGGQTVFHAHLHLLGGTRLNWPG; this is translated from the coding sequence GTGAGCGACTGCGTCTTCTGCCGGATCGTGGCTGGTGAACTGCCCGCCAGGGTGCGCGCGAGCAGCCCCGATGCCCTGGCCTTCGACGACATCGCGCCGCAGGCCCCGGTGCACGTGCTGATCGTGCCCAAGGCACACCACCGCGACGTGCCGGGCATGACCGCCGCCGACCCCGGCCTGGCCGCCGAACTGATCGGCCTGGCCGCCGAGGTGGCCGCGGCCACCGGCATCGCCGAACCCGGCTACCGGCTCATCGCCAACACCGGCCCCGGCGGCGGCCAGACCGTCTTCCACGCCCACCTGCACCTGCTCGGCGGCACCCGCCTGAACTGGCCTGGCTAG